A single window of Nicotiana sylvestris chromosome 3, ASM39365v2, whole genome shotgun sequence DNA harbors:
- the LOC104243504 gene encoding serine/arginine-rich splicing factor RS31-like isoform X1: MRPIFCGNFEFDTRQSELERLFKRYGKVDRVDMKSGFAFVYMDDERDAEDAIQGLDRIDFGRKGRRLRVEWSKEERSRKPEVSRKFSSFRVSKTLFVINFDPYNTRTRDLERHFDPHGKILNIRIRRNFAFIQFESQEDATRALDATNMSKLMDRVITVEYAIKDDDDKRDGSGPGKTHDRSPRRGYDRGRSRSPYGRDRPSPDYGRGRDRPSPDYGRGRDRLSPDYGRGRNQLSPDYSRGRDRLNPDYGRGPSPSPKHRERNSENARGHSPAVGKERNPGHGNGRTPSPRRGRSGPGNGLVSSPLESRSPGYGDRPSPSPQRERRKKYSPDGYNPGSSPSSKPEPVESPVCDGRESSERYRSRSPPLRERSRS; this comes from the exons ATGAGACCAATTTTCTGTGGTAACTTTGAGTTTGACACCAGACAGTCTGAGTTGGAAAGGCTTTTCAAAAGATATGGCAAGGTTGATAGGGTGGATATGAAATCTG GTTTTGCTTTTGTTTATATGGATGATGAAAGAGATGCAGAGGACGCTATTCAAGGGCTTGACCGAATAGATTTTGGCAGAAAGGGGCGCAGGCTTCGTGTTGAGTGGTCAAAG GAAGAACGGAGCAGAAAGCCTGAGGTTTCTAGAAAATTTTCAAGTTTCAGAGTTTCCAAGACTTTGTTTGTCATAAATTTTGATCCATATAATACTAGGACAAGGGATCTGGAGAGGCACTTTGATCCACATGGAAAAATACTCAACATAAGGATCCGAAGGAATTTTGCATTTATTCAATTTGAATCACAGGAGGATGCCACTAGAGCCCTGGATGCTACCAATATGAG TAAGCTGATGGATCGAGTTATTACTGTGGAGTATGCGATCAAAGACGATGATGATAAGAGAGATGGGTCTGGTCCCGGTAAAACCCATGATAGATCACCTAGGAGAGGTTATGACCGAGGTCGATCTCGTAGTCCTTATGGAAGAGATCGGCCAAGTCCTGACTATGGCCGTGGTCGAGATCGGCCAAGTCCTGACTATGGTCGTGGGAGAGATCGGCTAAGTCCTGACTATGGTCGTGGTAGAAATCAGTTAAGTCCTGACTACAGTCGCGGCAGAGATCGGCTAAATCCTGATTATGGTCGTGGCCCTAGCCCAAGTCCAAAGCATAGAGAAAGGAATTCTGAGAATGCCCGTGGCCATAGTCCAGCTGTAGGAAAGGAGAGAAATCCTGGTCATGGGAATGGTCGTACACCTAGCCCTCGTAGAGGAAGATCTGGTCCAGGAAATGGCCTCGTGAGCAGTCCTCTGGAAAGCAGAAGTCCTGGTTATGGTGATAGACCAAGTCCTAGTCCTCAACGGGAGAGGAGAAAGAAATATAGCCCGGATGGTTATAATCCTGGCAGCAGCCCAAGTTCTAAACCGGAACCTGTAGAAAGTCCTGTATGTGATGGGAGGGAAAGTTCAGAGCGATACAGGAG TCGTTCACCTCCATTGCGGGAAAGATCACGCTCCTAA
- the LOC104243504 gene encoding serine/arginine-rich splicing factor RS31-like isoform X2, which translates to MGFAFVYMDDERDAEDAIQGLDRIDFGRKGRRLRVEWSKEERSRKPEVSRKFSSFRVSKTLFVINFDPYNTRTRDLERHFDPHGKILNIRIRRNFAFIQFESQEDATRALDATNMSKLMDRVITVEYAIKDDDDKRDGSGPGKTHDRSPRRGYDRGRSRSPYGRDRPSPDYGRGRDRPSPDYGRGRDRLSPDYGRGRNQLSPDYSRGRDRLNPDYGRGPSPSPKHRERNSENARGHSPAVGKERNPGHGNGRTPSPRRGRSGPGNGLVSSPLESRSPGYGDRPSPSPQRERRKKYSPDGYNPGSSPSSKPEPVESPVCDGRESSERYRSRSPPLRERSRS; encoded by the exons ATGG GTTTTGCTTTTGTTTATATGGATGATGAAAGAGATGCAGAGGACGCTATTCAAGGGCTTGACCGAATAGATTTTGGCAGAAAGGGGCGCAGGCTTCGTGTTGAGTGGTCAAAG GAAGAACGGAGCAGAAAGCCTGAGGTTTCTAGAAAATTTTCAAGTTTCAGAGTTTCCAAGACTTTGTTTGTCATAAATTTTGATCCATATAATACTAGGACAAGGGATCTGGAGAGGCACTTTGATCCACATGGAAAAATACTCAACATAAGGATCCGAAGGAATTTTGCATTTATTCAATTTGAATCACAGGAGGATGCCACTAGAGCCCTGGATGCTACCAATATGAG TAAGCTGATGGATCGAGTTATTACTGTGGAGTATGCGATCAAAGACGATGATGATAAGAGAGATGGGTCTGGTCCCGGTAAAACCCATGATAGATCACCTAGGAGAGGTTATGACCGAGGTCGATCTCGTAGTCCTTATGGAAGAGATCGGCCAAGTCCTGACTATGGCCGTGGTCGAGATCGGCCAAGTCCTGACTATGGTCGTGGGAGAGATCGGCTAAGTCCTGACTATGGTCGTGGTAGAAATCAGTTAAGTCCTGACTACAGTCGCGGCAGAGATCGGCTAAATCCTGATTATGGTCGTGGCCCTAGCCCAAGTCCAAAGCATAGAGAAAGGAATTCTGAGAATGCCCGTGGCCATAGTCCAGCTGTAGGAAAGGAGAGAAATCCTGGTCATGGGAATGGTCGTACACCTAGCCCTCGTAGAGGAAGATCTGGTCCAGGAAATGGCCTCGTGAGCAGTCCTCTGGAAAGCAGAAGTCCTGGTTATGGTGATAGACCAAGTCCTAGTCCTCAACGGGAGAGGAGAAAGAAATATAGCCCGGATGGTTATAATCCTGGCAGCAGCCCAAGTTCTAAACCGGAACCTGTAGAAAGTCCTGTATGTGATGGGAGGGAAAGTTCAGAGCGATACAGGAG TCGTTCACCTCCATTGCGGGAAAGATCACGCTCCTAA
- the LOC104243504 gene encoding serine/arginine-rich splicing factor RS31-like isoform X3 yields the protein MDDERDAEDAIQGLDRIDFGRKGRRLRVEWSKEERSRKPEVSRKFSSFRVSKTLFVINFDPYNTRTRDLERHFDPHGKILNIRIRRNFAFIQFESQEDATRALDATNMSKLMDRVITVEYAIKDDDDKRDGSGPGKTHDRSPRRGYDRGRSRSPYGRDRPSPDYGRGRDRPSPDYGRGRDRLSPDYGRGRNQLSPDYSRGRDRLNPDYGRGPSPSPKHRERNSENARGHSPAVGKERNPGHGNGRTPSPRRGRSGPGNGLVSSPLESRSPGYGDRPSPSPQRERRKKYSPDGYNPGSSPSSKPEPVESPVCDGRESSERYRSRSPPLRERSRS from the exons ATGGATGATGAAAGAGATGCAGAGGACGCTATTCAAGGGCTTGACCGAATAGATTTTGGCAGAAAGGGGCGCAGGCTTCGTGTTGAGTGGTCAAAG GAAGAACGGAGCAGAAAGCCTGAGGTTTCTAGAAAATTTTCAAGTTTCAGAGTTTCCAAGACTTTGTTTGTCATAAATTTTGATCCATATAATACTAGGACAAGGGATCTGGAGAGGCACTTTGATCCACATGGAAAAATACTCAACATAAGGATCCGAAGGAATTTTGCATTTATTCAATTTGAATCACAGGAGGATGCCACTAGAGCCCTGGATGCTACCAATATGAG TAAGCTGATGGATCGAGTTATTACTGTGGAGTATGCGATCAAAGACGATGATGATAAGAGAGATGGGTCTGGTCCCGGTAAAACCCATGATAGATCACCTAGGAGAGGTTATGACCGAGGTCGATCTCGTAGTCCTTATGGAAGAGATCGGCCAAGTCCTGACTATGGCCGTGGTCGAGATCGGCCAAGTCCTGACTATGGTCGTGGGAGAGATCGGCTAAGTCCTGACTATGGTCGTGGTAGAAATCAGTTAAGTCCTGACTACAGTCGCGGCAGAGATCGGCTAAATCCTGATTATGGTCGTGGCCCTAGCCCAAGTCCAAAGCATAGAGAAAGGAATTCTGAGAATGCCCGTGGCCATAGTCCAGCTGTAGGAAAGGAGAGAAATCCTGGTCATGGGAATGGTCGTACACCTAGCCCTCGTAGAGGAAGATCTGGTCCAGGAAATGGCCTCGTGAGCAGTCCTCTGGAAAGCAGAAGTCCTGGTTATGGTGATAGACCAAGTCCTAGTCCTCAACGGGAGAGGAGAAAGAAATATAGCCCGGATGGTTATAATCCTGGCAGCAGCCCAAGTTCTAAACCGGAACCTGTAGAAAGTCCTGTATGTGATGGGAGGGAAAGTTCAGAGCGATACAGGAG TCGTTCACCTCCATTGCGGGAAAGATCACGCTCCTAA
- the LOC138888032 gene encoding uncharacterized protein encodes MMHDFIMAEDLELWDVICDRPFVPMKTIGEPAMTVPKTRKEYNDADRKTIEKNFRAKMILVYGIGPNEYNKISACQSAEEIREALQTLYEGTNKVKQSKIDMLTTEYELFRMKDDESIQNIHTRFTSIINELHSIGEIIPRNKLVRKYLVYYMVPGKAKSMPSLRDHKRRKPKEEENLVLKVDNIDTSGEDADMAYLIKRFQKMVHRNGGITKRGSSSRPKGYDLYHKCGKP; translated from the exons AtgatgcatgattttatcatggctgaagATTTAGAGCTCTGGGATGTCATCTGCGATAGACCCTTCGTTCCCATGAAGACCATTGGCGAGCCAGCAATGACAGTTCCAAAGACAAGGAAGGAGTACAACGATGCTGACCGCAAAACTATAGAGAAGAACTTCCGAGCAAAAATGATCCTCGTCTATGGTATTGGACCAAACGAGTATAACAAAATTTCTGCATGTCAATCTGCCGAGGAGATCCGGGAGGCTCTCCAAACATTATATGAAGGAACAAATAAAGTCAAGCAGTCAAAGATCGACATGCTCACTACTGAGTATgaactcttcaggatgaaggatgatgagtccatTCAGAACATACACACtcgattcacctccatcataaatgaaCTTCACTCTATAGGAGAGATCATTCCAAGGAACAAACTTGTCAGGAAATACTTAGTGTATTACATGGTTCCTGGGAAAGCAAAGTCAATGCCATCACTAAGG GACCATAAAAGAAGAAAACCTAAAGAGGAGGAGAACCTGGTCCTCAAGGTCGACAACATTGACACAAGTGGTGAGGATGCTGACATGGCTTATCTTATAAAAAGATTTCAGAAAATGGTTCACAGAAATGGAGGCATTACAAAAAGGGGTAGCTCTAGTAGACCAAAAGGCTATGACTTGTATCATAAATGTGGGAAGCCAtga